Part of the Oscillospiraceae bacterium genome is shown below.
TCAAAATGTTAACTTGTGTGTAAAGTTCACATAATTAATGTTAAATTAACAAACGAAATGTTAGCTTTTTGTTGACTTATCGCGTTTTTTGTGATATAATTACCATGTGTGAAAATGAAAAATTGTATTAGTATTTCGTGCCCATCAAATCTGAAAGGATGAATAATTCGTTTATGAATTACAGAAGACGCGAACTGGTTAAGGAAATTATCCTCTCCAAGCCCTTTACATCCCTGAAAGAGCTTGAAGAGCTGTTCCCCAATGTCTCCAGCATGACCCTCAGACGCGATATTGAGTATTGCGAGGCACAAGGCGACGCCGTAAAGGTGCGTGGCGGCGCTAAGTCCATGAAGTTTATTACAACTTCCATGGAGGACCCTATTTACAACCGTATGAATTCCAATGTTTCGGTCAAAAAGCGTATCGCAAAAAAAGCGGCGGAGTTTTTTGAGCAGGGACGCTCGATTTTTGTGGATTCCGGTACCACCTGCATTGAGCTTGCACAGCTTATGCCGGATATGCGTATCACCGTAACCACTACCGGCCCCAACGTTGCAATGAGTATGATTAAGAACACCAAGCCCATGATAAATCTTGTAGGCGGGCTTATCAACCGCGAGAATATGTCCATTTCGGGTGCTCAGGCATTGGAATATATCAACAGCATCAATATCGACCTTGCGTTTATTTCTCCCTCGGGCCTTTCGCTGAAAAACGGCTTTACCAGCGGTAACTTCAACGAGTGCGAGCTGAAAAAAACCATTGTCAACAAGGCGCGCGAGGTTATTATGCTTCTTGACGCGGCGAAGTTTGAAAAGGACCTTCCTTACACCTTCTGTCAGCTTAAGGACATACACATGATTATCACCAACACCGCACTGCCCCCTGTCTTTATGGAAGAGGCGGCGCGCAGTAATGTGAGAATCGTTATAGCAAACTAGTCGGCAAAAAAATTAATATATATATATTTTACGGAGGTAAAATCAATGGCAGTTGCAATTATCATGCCTCGCCAGGGACAGAGCGTTGAAAGCTGTGTCATCACAACCTGGGAAAAGAAAGTAGGCGACCCTGTTGCCGAAGGCGACATCTTGTTCACCTACGAAACAGACAAATCTTCCTTCGAGGAAAAGTCGACCGTCAGCGGTACTCTTCTTGCTATCCTTGCTGAAGAAGGCGAAGATGTACCCTGTCTGGAAAATGTTTGCGTTATAGGTAACGCAGGCGAGGACATTTCCGCGTTCACCAAGGGCGCATCAGCTCCCGAAGCTGCTCCTGCGCCTGCACAGACTCCCGCTCCTGCGGCACCCGCAGCGGCTCCTGCTCCTGCGGCAGAGCTTCCCGCTTCTGTTACCGCGGTTATCATGCCCCGTCAGGGACAGAGCGTTGAAAGCTGTGTTATCACTACCTGGGAAAAGAAGGTAGGCGATACCGTTAAAAACGGTGACATTCTCTTTACCTACGAAACCGACAAGTCCTCTTTCGAGGAAAAGGCGGCTGTTGAGGGTACTCTGCTTGCTATCCTTGCAGACGAGGGCGAAGACGTTCCCTGTCTCGACAACGTTTGTCTTATCGGTCCTGCCGGCACAGACGTAAGTGCGTTTGTAAACGGTGCATCTGCGGCACCCGCTCAGACAGAAGCAGCTACCGCTGTATCTGCGGCTCCTGCAGTTCAGGCGGCTCCCGTTGCGGCTACCGCGGCAGAGGTTAATGTAGAAAAAATCTCCCCCAGAGCTAAAAATCTTGCCATCAAGACCAATGCTGACCTGCTCAAGGCAGTTCCCACCGGCCCCTACGGCAGAATTATTGAGCGCGACGTTCAGGCTCTTCTGGACAAGGGCTTCACCGTAAGCGGCGCGGCTATGGGCGAATACAAGAGTGCTGTTGAAGGCACAGGCGCTAACGGCAGAGTTGTTCTTGGTGACCTGGCTCCCAAGGCTCCCGAGGCGGCTGCGGCTGTTGAAGCTCCTGCTGCATCTGCGGCTCCCGCAGCGGCATATGTGGACGAAAAGCTCCCCAACATGCGCAAGGTTATTGCCAAGGCTATGCACAACTCCCTGTCTACAATGGCTCAGCTCACTCTCAACACTTCCTTCGACGCTACCAAGCTTCAGGCTTGCCGTGCAGGTCTCAAGGCTCATGCGGAAAAGATGGGTCTTGCAAAGATCACTCTCAACGACATGGTGCTTTATGCCGTTTCCAGAACACTTCTCAACCACAAGGCTGTGAACGCTCACTTCCTGGACGACAAGATGAGATACTTCACCAATGCCAATATCGGTATTGCGGTTGACACCGACAGAGGACTTCTCGTTCCTACCGTGTTTGCGGCTGAAAAGCTGACTCTCAACGAGCTCAGTAAGGCGGCAAAGGTTGTAATCTCCGAGGCTCAGAAGGGTACTATCTCCCCTGACAACCTCAAGGGCGCAAGCTTCACCGTTACCAACCTGGGTGCTATGGGCATCGAAAGCTTCACTCCCGTTATCAATCCCCCCCAGACCTGTATTCTCGGCGTGAACAACATCACCAAGAAGATAAAGGAAGTAGACGGCGAGGACGTTATTTACCCTGCAATGGGTCTGTCCCTCACCTTCGACCACAGAGCACTGGACGGCGCTCCTGCGGCTAAATTCCTTCAGGAACTTTGCTACAACCTTGAGAACTTCGACATTCTCATGGCTCTGTAAGAAAGGGGTTATATAATAATGTACGATCTTATTATTCTGGGCGGCGGCCCCGCAGGCTACAATGCCTCCGAGCATGCTGCTCATGCAGGACTTAAAACTCTCGTTATCGAGGAACGCGCACTGGGCGGTGTATGTCTTAACGAGGGCTGTATCCCTACCAAAACCTTCCTCTATTCCGCTAAGGTTTTCGACTACGGCAAGCATGCCGCTGACTACGGTGTAACCTTTACGGGTGCTTCCATCGACCACAACAAGGTGGTTGACCGCAAGAACAATGTTGTTAAAACACTGGTAAGCGGTGTCGGCGCCAAGCTTAAAAAGGCGGGCGTTGAGGTTGTTAAGGCTTCCGCTGTTATAAAGGAAAGAAACGCAGAGGGCTTTGTAGTTACCGCTGAGGGCAAGGACTATGTGGGCAAACAGCTTCTGGTTTGCACAGGCTCCAATGCCGCTGTTCCCCCCATTCCCGGTCTGGCTGATTCCATCAAGAACGGCTTTGCTCTGACCAACCGCGAGATTCTCGACCTTCGCGAAATCCCCAAGACCATCGTTGTCGTAGGCGGCGGTGTTATCGGTCTTGAAATGGCTTCTTACTTCAACTCCGTAGGCTCCAAGGTTTACGTTGTTGAAATGCTGGACCACATTGCAGGTCCTACCGATGCCGAAATTTCCGCTCTTCTCCAGAAAGAATACGCTAAACGCGGCGTAGAGTTCATTCTGGGCGCAAAGGTTACCTCCATTGCTGACAAGAAGGTGGCTTACGAAAAGGACGGCAAGATTTCCGAAATTCCCTGTGACTATGCTCTGGTATCCATCGGACGCCGTGCAAGAACCGCAGGCATCGGACTTGAAAATATCGGTGTTAAAATCGAGCGCGGCGCCATCGTTACCGACGAATACGGCAAGACCAACGTTCCCGGTGTATGGGCGGCAGGCGACGTAAACGGCAAGAGCATGCTGGCGCACACCGCGTACCGCGAGGGCGAGGTCTGCATCAACAACATTCTCGGCAAGAAGGACAGAATCAACTACAATTCCATTCCTTCCGTTATCTACACCAACCCCGAGGTTGCGGCAGTAGGTGAAACCGAGCAGACCGCAAAGGCTAAGGGACTCAATGTTAAAATTCAGTCCGTAACCCTTAAGTTCAGCGGCAGATACATCGCCGAGAACGAGGGCGGCAACGGTATTCTCAAGATAATAATCGATGCTGACCACAAGAACATTGTAGGTATGCACATGATAGGCACCTACGCTTCCGAAATCATTTACGGTGCGGCTATGATGGTTGAGACCGAAATGAGAATCGCCGACATTCAGAAGATGGTATTCCCCCATCCTACTGTTTGCGAGGTAATCCGCGAAGCACTGTTCATGTTCGACTAAGCAGGGTAAGCCCTGCACCCAATCCGCGTACCGAGTGCAGCGCGAACATCATGCACGCGAAGCACTGTTCATGTTCGATTAAGCAGGTCACTTGCGTGACGGCGTATCGTGTACCGAGTGCAGTGCGAACATCATGCACGCGAAGCACCGCAGCAATTCAGATACAAAAACAGTAAAAAATAATATAATGAATATAAAGGAGATTTCCGACTATGCCTAAGAGTTTATTCGTTGACCCCAAAGAGGTCAGAAAAGCGGGCTTTGTTCACTTTGAAGACATTCCCGTAAACCAGTACAACAAAACACTGGCAGAAGAAAAGAAGCTTTACACCAAAGCAGATTTCATGCGCATTTATCGTGACATGGCTACCATCCGTGAGTTTGAGACCATGCTCAACGACATCAAGACCAAGAGCGCATACAACGGCGTAGAGTACAACAACCCCGGTCCTGCTCACCTTTCCATCGGTCAGGAAGCTACCGCAGTTGGTCAGGCTTACGTGCTTGACGTAAATGACTACATCTTCGGTTCTCACAGAAGCCACGGCGAAATCATCGCTAAGGGTCTTTCTGCAATCGAAAAGCTCACCGAAGCTGAAGTCGAAGACGTAATGAAGAACTTCCTGGGCGGTAACATCTACTCTATCGTTGAGAAGAATATGCCCAGCAAGAAGGACGGCATCAAAGAACTTGCCATCGACTTCCTGCTTTACGGTGCACTTGCTGAAATCTTTGCTCGTACCACCGGCTTCAGCCGCGGTCTGGGCGGTTCCATGCACGCATTCTTCCTGCCCTTCGGTATCTACCCCAACAATGCTATCGTTGGCGGTTCCGCAGGTATCGCATTCGGTGCAGCTCTTTATAAGAGAGTAAACAAGAAGCCCGGTATCGTTGTTGCCAACTCCGGTGACGGCGCGCTGGCTCGCGGACCTGTTTGGGAAGCATTTGTTATGTCCACCATGGACCAGATCAAGAAGCTGTGGGATGAAGAGCACAACGGCGGTGTTCCGATACTCTTCAACGTTAATAACAACTTCTACGGTATGGGCGGTCAGACCTACGGTGAAACCATGGGCTACAACATCGCTGCACGTATCGGTGCCGGTGTAACTCCCAACCAGATGCTTGCTGAACGTGTTGACGGCTACAATCCTCTTGCAGTTATCGACGCATACACCAGAAAGAAGGCTCAGCTGCTCAAGGGCGAGGGTCCTGCTCTTCTGGATATCGTTACCTACCGTATCTCCGGCCACTCTCCTTCCGACTCCTCCACTTACAGAACTCCCGAGGAAATCGAGACCTGGAAGAACGAGGATGTTCTGGTTGCATTCGAAACCAAGATGGTTAAGGGCAAAATTGCTACTGCCGCTGAGTTCGAAGCTATCAGAGAAAAGATCAAGGAGCGCATGACCAACATCATTAAGCTTGCTATCAACGATGAGATCTCTCCCCGTATGGACCTTGCAAAGGATCCCGGCGCTATTGCAGACATTATGTTCTCCAACCAGCACGTTGATTCCATGGATCCCGACCGCAAGCCCGACGTTCTCATTCCTCTTGAAGAGAACCCCCGCGTAAAAGCTCTCAAGGCCAAGGCTCGTTTTGCATTTGATGCTGACGGCAAGCCCGTACCCAAGGCTAAGGTATTCGGTCTGCGCGACGGTCTGTTCGAGGCTATTATCAATAAATTCTATACCGATCCTACCCTTATCGCTTACGGCGAAGACAACCGTGACTGGGGCGGCGCGTTCGCAGTTTACAGAGGTCTCACCGAAAGCCTTCCTTACCACAGATTCTTCAACTCTCCTATCTCCGAAGCCGCTATCGTAGGCTCCGCAGTAGGTTATGCTATGGCAGGCGGACGAGTTATCGTTGAGCTTATGTACGCTGACTTTATCGGCTGTGCAGGCGACGAAATCTTCAACCAGCTGTCCAAGTGGCAGTCCATGAGCGCCGGAATCCTCAAGATGCCCGTTATCGTACGTGTTTCCGTTGGTTCCAAGTACGGTGCTCAGCATTCTCAGGACTGGACCGCTCTCACTGCTCACATTCCCGGCCTGAAGGTTGTATTCCCCTCCACTCCTTACGATGCTAAGGGTCTTATGAACGCCGCTCTTGCAGGCACCGACCCCGTTATCTTCTTCGAGAGCCAGAGAATTTACGACATCGGCGAGCAGTTCCATGAAGGCGGCGTACCCGAAGGATACTACGAAATCCCCATGGGCGAGCCCGATATCAAGCGCGCAGGTAAGGATATCACCATCGTTACCATCGGTGCTGTTCTGTACAGAGCTCTGGAAGCTGCTAAGATTCTGGAAGAAAAGTACGGCATCTCCGCTGAAGTTATCGATACACGCTCTATTGTTCCTTTCAACTATGAAAAGGTTCTGGAATCCGTTAAGAAGACCGGTAAGATCGTGTTCGTAGGTGACGCTTGCGAGCGTCAGTCCGTAATGCGCGACATGGCTTCCACCGTTGCTGAGCTTGCATTCGATTACCTTGACGGACCTCCCGTAGTTGTAGGCTCCAGAAACTGGATCACTCCCGCGTTCGAGCTTGAAAAGTTCTTCTTCCCGCAGGCTGATACCATCATTGATGCTATCAATGAAAAGATTCTGCCCCTGCCCGGTCACGTTGCTAACTACAACTTCACCGACCTTGAGAAGATCGACCGCAATAAGAAAGGCATCTAATATAATTCGCAATTATCAATTAGCAATTAATGTTGAAAGCCGCGGACTTTTGTCCGCGGCTTTCTTCCATAATTCCGAAATTGCTTGCGAGATTTTGGCATTAGCACATTCTGTTACAAACCGCCCGCGGTTTGTAACAAAACCCCTACGTTTTGTAACAAAAAACCGCCCTGTGTTACATGTGTGTTACAAACGATTAAAAGCTATTGACATTTTTCCGTACTTGTTGTACAATGACAATGCAAGAAAAACTTGCCACAAAATATTTTTTTTAGGAGGACTTTTCAATGAAAAAGTTAGCAATGCTCTTAGCAGTACTCATGCTGGCAGTTGCAGCGTTCAGCGTTAGCGCTTTTGAAGACGTTACCGTTAACGATGCTTGCTTTGATGCTGTTAACACTCTGACTTCCCTCGAAGTAATCAAGGGCAAGACTGAGACCACATTCGCACCCGAAGATCCCGTTACCCGTGAACAGATGGCTATGCTTTTCACCCGTCTGTACACTACCGTTAACATCGAAAACGGTGACAACCTCACTCCTTTCACCGACCTCGATGATCCTTACTTCAACAGCGCTATCGCATGGTGCTTTGATGCAAAGGTTATCAACGGTACAACCCCCACCACCTTCGAGCCTAAGGCTCACATCATTTACCAGGACGCTCTTACCATGGCTTGCCGTCTCCTCGGCTACACCAATCTTACATATCCCCTTGGCAACATCACCAAGGCTCGTCTGATTGGTCTTACCGAAGGCCTCGAAGGCACTGCATATGACAAAGAGCTTACCCGTGGCGAAGTTGCTATCATTCTCTACAACGCTCTCGAAGCTGAAGGCGCTGAAGTAATCAAAGAGAACAAGGTTACTCTTTACAACGGCTATCCTCTCGTAGAAGCTATTGAAAGAAACTTCGAAATCGCAATCGACGTTTACAACTTCAAGAAGGAAACCTACCAGATCGTTGCTACCGAAAACTTCTTCATCGATCCTGCAAGAGGCACCGTTGACGAAGAGCAGTACGGTCTTATCGAAATCGTAGACGGCGAGCAGTTCGGCGACGTTGACACCTACGACTTCGAAGAAATCGCAGTTGCAGAAGGCACCGTAAGCGATGACAACATCCTTGCTTACATCGAAATCCTCTACAGAGGCGAATCTCTCGACGACAAGAAGGCAGTTGTTCTTTCTTCCGTAATCAACTCTGACCTCGACGCAGAAGCTGATGTTGAAGTTTACTTCAAGAAGGAAAAGAGCACTGATAAAGAAGAAAAGGCTCAGAAGAACGCAATCCGCGTTAACGGCAAGGTATTTGACCTCACCGACGCTGATGAGCAGATCGTTTACTACATCAACGGCAACGAAATCAAGGTTGTAACCGACCTTTCTGTTGACGCTCCTGTATTCTACCAGACCAAGAAGGACCTCGACGCAGGTATGTACGCTCAGAAGATCGTTGACGTAGACAAGGACGCAACTCCCGACTACATCATGTTCTTCCCCATGACCTTCGAAAAGGTTACCGGCATTTCCACCAAGGGCGTTTACAAGTTCGAAACCTCCGGTGAATTCAAGACCGAAGAGGAAGAATGCACTCTCGTAATCAACGCTGAAGAAGTAGCAAAGGGCGACTATGTTCTGACCTACAAGTACGGTCCTTTCACCGTTGTTGACTCTGTTGTTGAGCCCCTGGTTACCACCATTACCAGAAGAACCGGCTCCAGCCTCGCAAACTACAAGTACACTCTCGCTACCGGCGACGTTGTAACCTTCGCAGATGCTAACTACCCCGTTGCAGGTACCTACATGGCAGCTAAGAAGCTCGACGCTTCCAACAAGGAAGATGTATTCTACATCATCAACGATAAGATCATCTACACCGAAAAGGAAAGCGCTACCGGCTACGAAGCTTACAGCTACGCATTCTTCATTCAGGGCGGCGAGGTTGAAACCTCTGTTGATACCGAAGACGGTACCGTTACAGACGTTAACACCATCATCGCATTCATGAACGGCAAGGCTGTTACTCTCCCCGTTGAAGCTGACAAGATCGACGACCTCACTCCTAAGTCCGTTATCACTGTTACTGACATCAAGGATGGCAAGTACATTGTAGAAAACGGCATGGTTGCTGCTGACAAGATCGCTGCAGATAACGAAGATGGCTACGAACATCAGTTCGCAAGCGGCTCCGCTCAGATCTGGTACGACACCAACTCTAACATCTACAAGCTTTCTGCAAACAGCAAGATCTACAACATCGGCCTCACCGCTGATTCCGAGCTGTACGCAGTTAACATGAAGAACGGCAATTACGACAGCGTTAAGCGCTACACCATGGCTAACATGCCTAAGTACGGCAAGACCACTCTTACCAACGTTATCATCGCAGCTGTTAAGGATGCTGATGAAAAGATCACCGGTTGGAACCTCCTCGTTGCTTACATCGCTGACGCTTCTCTCGTTGGTGATACCAACAACGAATACCAGGATTACAGAATCGTTCTCTCTGCAGGTGAAGAAATCGACGACGAAGACAACACCTACACTGTATACGAAGTTCTGAACCCTGTTACCGGTGCTACCGAAACCATCGTTGATACCACTGCTAACAGCACCATCTGGAGCGAAGGCACTCTGGTTCGCAAAGCTAACAACGGTTCCGTTAAGGCTGTAATCAACGAAGACGTTGCTGACGGCGGCAAGTACGAAGTATTCAACGCTAACAACCTCCAGTCCGGCGCAGACACCAGAAAACTGATGCAGATCAACAAGCTCATCAATGATGATACTTTTGCAACTGTATTCAAGGGTCTCAACCAGGGCGAAATGGGCGATCCCGGCGAATACAGCCAGGAAATCAAGCTCAACGGCGTTAACATCGTTGTTATCGACATCGACGAAGACACCGACGAAATCACTGTTGAAGTAACCGAAGATGCTACCGAGCTCGAGGGCAAGGTTGTTAGAACCTTCGTTACCAGCGGTCTCAGCTACAAGCCTGCTTACATGGTAATTCTTCCTTGGCAGTGGGTTGACGCTGAAGGCGACTTCGCAGGCTTCGCTAACCTCGACGAATACTACGACGACTACGAAGAAGAAGTACTCGCATAATTCGTTAATTTAACTTAATACTTAAGTTCCTAAGGGACCCGACGCAAGTCGGGTCCTTTTTGTGTGTGTGCGTTGCAGGTGCAGAGCCGAAAAGAGCCGAACTCATGTCGGTTTCGAGGACGATTTTCGCCCCTTTCGGCGTTATTTTTTCTTGTAATATGTACATATAACTGCGCAAAAATGCCTTGAAAGAAACAAAAATCGTTCCTTGAAACTTCCCTCGAACCGAGGAAAGATAATTTTCAAAGATGTATTTATGCCGGAAAGAAATTTTCTCGGCGGCATTAGTTCGACTCTTTTCGGCTATAGCCGATCCGCTTAAGCTATAATTGTCACGCGTGACAATTTTGCAAACCGCTGTACGTAGCACTGCTCATGATGACATGTGGACGGCAGATGACGGCGGTTGGCGGAAAAACTGTTAAAATAGTAAAAATGTATTGACTTTTTTATGGAAATATGCTACAATGTATGTGTATATTTGTACAAGAGTTTACACAAAAGGGTACCCTTTTGTAACACTGTATACATACAGTGTTATAACTCATTTTCAGCACTACATATTGTGTGTTGTAAACGCTTCGGCGATTACATATATTGACTTCCGGGTAAAGACATAAAATAGAAAAAATATATAAAGGAGTTTATCATGAAAAAAGCATTACTCACAATTTCTGCATTGCTTATTCTGTGTATGGCAATGACCTTGTGTGCGGGCGCTGTTATTCAGGATAGTGACATCGGTACATATATCCGTTTTGACAGCCAGGAAAAAATCGACCTGCACACAGTGGGAAACCTCGGCGATATTTCAATGGATGCAGAGAACAATGCACTGCGCTACACCACCAGATACAAAACTGCCGATGGAAATGACCTTAATATGCGCGTGATTTTCGACGAGCGGGTTAAGATTGAAGACTATCCCTTTGTACGTATTACCTACAAAATGCCGACTACTCAGACCAGCGGCGCGGTTAACACTTCCTTTAGCAATGTGCACATGTTCGTTAACCAGAACGGTAATGACGAACACGGTCATATTTCCATTAATATCGGTAGCTACGGCAACACAATGACCGCAAATGACAAATGGGAAAGAATCATTTTCGATTTGAGAATTGCCAACAACAGCCGTACTACAACAGTGGACAAAGAAACTGTGCCTGTTGCCCCTGAAACTTATGCACATGACTTCCGTTTCGACTTCCCCAACAACGAAGCGGCAAACACTACTCATGAATATCTTATCTATGATGTAGGTATGTTCAAGACCGCCGAGGCGGCTGCGTCCTACAACGGCGTTCAGGATTTCTACTACCATGACCTTTCGGTTGCAGATAACGGTCTGACCTGGGAAAAGAAAGGCGGCGAAGTGTCTTTCACATATGACGAGGGCGAAAAGGCATATCTGTGGCATCATGTGTCGGGTGACTCCCGTATGCGCAGCTCTATGATAGAGTCCATAAACTGGTTCAGCCCTTCCACATGGCCTGTTTTCTCCACCTATTATAAGAGTACCGCCCCCTCATTAGCCACCTTCCTTTACAACGATGGTTACAGCCCTCGCAACGCAGACGGAACTGACAATACCTCTATAAAAAAAGTGGGCAGTATGGCAGAGGGTAAAATCAGTACAACCAATGGAAGCGGAGTCCTCAACAGTAACGCTAAAGCAAACGAGTGGAGTGTGGGTAAGCTTAATATAGCTAATGCCTCCACAAACGCTCAGTTCAGCATTGCTACCGCCGCAGTGCTCACCAGACACGGCGGTGACTGGATAAATACCTCCGGTGATGAACAAGAAACTCACTTCAAGTACATCGCATACTATGCAACCGAAGAGGAAGCAAATAAAATGACCGTAGGCGCTCCCGAGGTAACAGGTGTAATGCCTGCCGATAAGGAGACCGAAAACGGTAAGATCAGCGGCGTTACCGCCAAAATGGAATACCGCGCAGGCGGTAAGGGCGGCGAGTGGATTGCCATTACCGACAACGATATAACCGACGGCGCAATTTTTGTTGCTCCCGGTCAGGTTTACAGCGTTCGTTACAAGGCAACCGAAACTGCAAACGCAGGTTACATTGCCGAGGTTTATGTACCTTACTACTTCAAGTTTAACCTTACCGGAGTTAAAAACGGAAGCAGTATGGAATTGTACGATGCGGAAATAGATTACGTTGACGGCAGATGGAAGGTTGAGCTTCCCTATGGCTCTTCTCTTACCAATATCGTTCTTGTATTCGACCTGGAAAGCAATGTTTCCAACGCATATCAGCTGTACAACAATACCCATGTAGCTGAAAACAAGAGCCGTGCCGGTGTAGCACTGTATCAGAATTCTCAGAATGTGGATGACAGAAAAGCTGTTATATCCGGTGATAGTACAATCGACGCATCCGCAAGCACCGTACAACTTACCGCTGTTCAGCCCGGCGCAATTCACGAATACATCAATATCGATGTTTCCGTGTCAGAAAGTCAGTATACCGACAAGGAAATTGTTGATATGGCTCTGGCGGCAATTGATGCGGCAGTAATACCCACCGATGATTTGTATGCACTTTCTACCGCTGACGAAATCGAAAATGCGGTAAAAGGCACACTTGAAACCGCTATCTCCGGTTTCGCCGGTGCACAGCTTGCATTAGAGGCTGAGTTTATTTCTCCGGCTGCTTCGGGTACTGCAGAAAACAGAAACGGTACCGACGGTAAGGTAAATATTACCTGCACCGTTACCTATGACAGCTATACGGACAGCACTGTCAAGGAAGATGTTCCTGTCCCCGCAAAGCCTTTCCGCTGGATTCTCAATTTTGGCGGAAACGAAATCATGCTTGACAACATCAAGAGTAATGTGATTTACAACGGCGGTCTTGAAGTGGAAAACAAGGCTGATGACAGCTGTCTGGGCGGTTCTTATGCTCATATTTATAAAAGAACAGACGCTGAAGATACCGAGGGCTTCTACTTCAGTATTTATCCCGGTCAGAACGGCGTTCCCGCAATAGACGACCTTTCCGAATACAAGGTGGTTGTTTACAGCTACAAGCACAGCAATAGCAGTGATAAAAATAACCAGCTTTACTACTACACCAACCTTTACTCCGGAGCCCATGCATATCAGAGCTTTAATATGAACAATACAGCAGGCGTTGCCGACACAGAGTGGCATCAGCGTCTGTACGAGATAAACGCATCCGGTAATCTTTCCGGTACTACTACAGGCGACTACTCCTGGAACGGTACTCCCCGTACTCTCAGATTTGACTTCCAGCGCGGTATCAACGAAGTAGGCGAGGAAAACAGATACGTTGACCTTGACTACATCGGTTTCTTCGCAACTATGGAGGAAGCACAGGAATTTATCGCTAGCCCCGTGCTTGATTCCAATGCAGATGAAGAAGCACTTGAGGTTAAGTTCGCAGACGAGCTGGGTTGGGTTGCGGCAGGCAAGGCCGATGTAGACGCAGGTAAGTATGATTACACCGCTTCAACCGTTATTGAGCTTATGAATAATAATAATATGCTTCACGGTGCCGAAAATGGTATAGTGCTGATTGACGAGCTTGTTAACGCACAGCCTGCTTCCATCGGTATGCCGGGCGGTAAGAACGGTAAGCTTGTTTACCGTGTTGCATTTGCCGATTCCTTCATCAACGGCAATGTAATATACAGCCCTGCTTACACCGTGACTATCAAGCCTACTACCCCTGCATATATTAACGTGTTCATGGCGGGCGCTCAGATAAGAACCGAGGACGCCGCTGCTGCTATGGGCGGAGAAGCGGCACAGCACGGTGAGGCACTGCGTTTCGGTGCATACCTTGACTTGAACGGCTGGCAGAACGAAGCAGGTGTTACCGATGTTGAATACGGTATGATTCTTACCTCTGCGGCTATTCTGGGCGA
Proteins encoded:
- a CDS encoding S-layer homology domain-containing protein — its product is MKKLAMLLAVLMLAVAAFSVSAFEDVTVNDACFDAVNTLTSLEVIKGKTETTFAPEDPVTREQMAMLFTRLYTTVNIENGDNLTPFTDLDDPYFNSAIAWCFDAKVINGTTPTTFEPKAHIIYQDALTMACRLLGYTNLTYPLGNITKARLIGLTEGLEGTAYDKELTRGEVAIILYNALEAEGAEVIKENKVTLYNGYPLVEAIERNFEIAIDVYNFKKETYQIVATENFFIDPARGTVDEEQYGLIEIVDGEQFGDVDTYDFEEIAVAEGTVSDDNILAYIEILYRGESLDDKKAVVLSSVINSDLDAEADVEVYFKKEKSTDKEEKAQKNAIRVNGKVFDLTDADEQIVYYINGNEIKVVTDLSVDAPVFYQTKKDLDAGMYAQKIVDVDKDATPDYIMFFPMTFEKVTGISTKGVYKFETSGEFKTEEEECTLVINAEEVAKGDYVLTYKYGPFTVVDSVVEPLVTTITRRTGSSLANYKYTLATGDVVTFADANYPVAGTYMAAKKLDASNKEDVFYIINDKIIYTEKESATGYEAYSYAFFIQGGEVETSVDTEDGTVTDVNTIIAFMNGKAVTLPVEADKIDDLTPKSVITVTDIKDGKYIVENGMVAADKIAADNEDGYEHQFASGSAQIWYDTNSNIYKLSANSKIYNIGLTADSELYAVNMKNGNYDSVKRYTMANMPKYGKTTLTNVIIAAVKDADEKITGWNLLVAYIADASLVGDTNNEYQDYRIVLSAGEEIDDEDNTYTVYEVLNPVTGATETIVDTTANSTIWSEGTLVRKANNGSVKAVINEDVADGGKYEVFNANNLQSGADTRKLMQINKLINDDTFATVFKGLNQGEMGDPGEYSQEIKLNGVNIVVIDIDEDTDEITVEVTEDATELEGKVVRTFVTSGLSYKPAYMVILPWQWVDAEGDFAGFANLDEYYDDYEEEVLA